A region of Massilia sp. KIM DNA encodes the following proteins:
- a CDS encoding DUF2214 family protein has translation MTDLLFALLHHLAIFALFGYFVAEIALVREGMSPAEAGELAKVDHAYGMLSLAVLAIGFARAVLAAKGWDYYAHNGFFWAKIAAFAAVGALSIVPTLRYIAWRKSGQAPDAAEVARVRRFLLAQLALFALIPLFAAAMARGYGQWA, from the coding sequence ATGACCGACCTGCTGTTCGCCCTGCTGCACCATCTGGCCATCTTCGCCCTGTTCGGGTATTTCGTGGCCGAGATTGCCCTGGTCCGCGAAGGCATGAGCCCGGCCGAGGCCGGGGAGCTGGCCAAGGTCGACCATGCCTATGGCATGCTGTCGCTGGCGGTGCTCGCGATCGGCTTCGCACGCGCCGTCCTGGCGGCCAAGGGCTGGGACTATTACGCGCACAACGGCTTCTTCTGGGCCAAGATTGCCGCCTTCGCCGCGGTCGGGGCGCTGTCCATCGTGCCGACCCTGCGCTACATCGCATGGCGCAAAAGCGGCCAGGCGCCGGATGCCGCCGAGGTTGCGCGGGTGCGGCGCTTCCTCCTGGCCCAGCTGGCGCTGTTCGCCTTGATTCCCCTGTTCGCCGCGGCGATGGCGCGCGGCTACGGGCAGTGGGCCTGA
- a CDS encoding DUF2147 domain-containing protein: MRHLLRVSLIAALFASSAAWAQNASPVGTWKTIDDETGKPKALVRITEEQGVLTGRIEKLFRGPNEDQNPKCVKCEGARKDQPIIGLTILSGLKKEGDEYTGGEILDPAKGKTYKSKATLKDNGNMLEVRGYIGAPMFGRSQTWVREQ; the protein is encoded by the coding sequence ATGCGACACCTGCTGCGCGTAAGCCTGATTGCCGCCCTGTTCGCGAGCTCCGCCGCCTGGGCGCAGAACGCCTCGCCGGTCGGCACCTGGAAAACGATCGACGACGAAACCGGCAAGCCCAAGGCGCTGGTGCGCATCACCGAGGAACAGGGCGTCCTGACCGGCCGCATCGAAAAGCTGTTCCGCGGCCCGAACGAAGACCAGAACCCGAAATGCGTGAAGTGCGAAGGCGCGCGCAAGGACCAGCCGATCATCGGCCTGACCATCCTCTCGGGCCTGAAGAAGGAAGGCGACGAGTACACCGGCGGCGAAATCCTCGACCCGGCCAAGGGCAAGACCTACAAGAGCAAGGCGACCCTGAAGGACAACGGCAACATGCTCGAGGTGCGCGGCTACATCGGCGCGCCCATGTTCGGCCGTTCCCAGACCTGGGTGCGCGAGCAGTAA
- a CDS encoding response regulator transcription factor, whose product MIRILIAEDQKMVLGALSALLRLEPGFEVVGGADNGRDALALCLERAPDIVLTDIEMPHMTGLELAARLREAKSPARVIVVTTFGRSGYLRRALEAGVRGYLLKDAPVDALAAAIRSVHDGGRAIAPELALESWSGGADPLTERERQVLRLAGEGRSSAEIARQVHLSEGTVRNYLSEAISKVGAGNRVEAYRMARDAGWL is encoded by the coding sequence ATGATCCGCATCCTGATCGCCGAAGACCAGAAGATGGTGCTGGGCGCGCTCAGCGCGCTGCTGCGCCTGGAGCCCGGCTTCGAGGTGGTGGGCGGGGCCGACAACGGCCGCGACGCGCTGGCCCTGTGCCTGGAGCGCGCGCCCGACATCGTCCTGACCGACATCGAGATGCCGCACATGACCGGGCTCGAACTGGCGGCCCGCCTGCGCGAGGCGAAGTCGCCGGCGCGCGTGATCGTGGTGACTACCTTCGGACGCAGCGGCTACCTGCGGCGCGCGCTCGAAGCCGGGGTGCGCGGCTACCTGCTCAAGGACGCGCCGGTGGACGCGCTGGCGGCGGCGATCCGCAGCGTGCACGACGGCGGGCGCGCGATCGCGCCCGAGCTGGCGCTGGAGAGCTGGAGCGGCGGCGCCGACCCGCTGACCGAGCGCGAACGCCAGGTGCTGCGCCTGGCGGGGGAGGGGCGCAGCAGCGCCGAGATCGCGCGCCAGGTGCACCTGTCCGAGGGCACGGTGCGCAACTACCTGTCGGAGGCGATCAGCAAGGTGGGCGCGGGCAACCGCGTGGAAGCCTACCGGATGGCGCGCGATGCCGGCTGGCTGTAG
- a CDS encoding sensor histidine kinase, which yields MERIKRALAGPWVPPELGRMPYLWILTLGYMGWKYLYVTPGPLEILMLALTAAVFLPLYFASYWAKGRQVLACIGAGCLIGALWAPHNVGAATFFIFACAMCAGLPTPRQAILTVVGIVLFGLAVSLMVPVMRTAFVLPLLTAGLPVGASAVMDRRLRRSSAALLRKQEEVEHFARIAERERISRDLHDLLGHSLSLIALKAELARKLAGRDDDACAREIADIETSAREALAEVRAAVTGYRHSGLVQALASARASLAAADVALSEEVERFALAPSSEHVVALALREAVTNVVRHADASRCRVSLALEGGEAVLRVADDGRRLRSGALRHGNGLEGMRERVAAIGGRLALRVKDGVELELHVPTGVAP from the coding sequence ATGGAACGAATCAAGCGCGCGCTGGCAGGACCCTGGGTGCCGCCGGAACTGGGCCGCATGCCCTACCTGTGGATCCTGACCCTCGGCTACATGGGCTGGAAGTACCTGTACGTCACCCCGGGGCCGCTCGAAATCCTGATGCTGGCGCTGACGGCCGCGGTCTTCCTGCCCCTGTACTTCGCGTCCTACTGGGCCAAGGGCCGGCAGGTGCTGGCCTGCATCGGCGCCGGCTGCCTGATCGGCGCCCTGTGGGCCCCGCACAACGTCGGCGCCGCCACCTTTTTCATCTTCGCCTGCGCCATGTGCGCCGGCCTGCCGACTCCGCGCCAGGCCATCCTCACCGTGGTCGGCATCGTGCTGTTCGGCCTGGCGGTGTCGCTGATGGTGCCGGTGATGCGCACCGCCTTCGTGCTGCCGCTCCTCACCGCCGGCCTGCCGGTCGGGGCCTCGGCGGTGATGGACCGGCGCCTGCGCCGGTCCAGCGCGGCCCTGCTGCGCAAGCAGGAAGAGGTCGAGCACTTCGCCCGCATCGCCGAGCGCGAACGCATCTCGCGCGACCTGCACGACCTGCTCGGGCATTCGCTCTCGCTGATCGCCCTTAAGGCCGAGCTGGCGCGCAAGCTGGCCGGGCGTGACGACGATGCCTGCGCGCGCGAGATCGCCGACATCGAAACCAGCGCGCGCGAAGCCCTGGCCGAGGTGCGCGCGGCTGTCACCGGTTATCGCCACAGCGGCTTGGTGCAGGCCCTGGCCAGCGCCCGCGCCAGCCTGGCGGCGGCCGACGTCGCCCTCAGCGAAGAAGTGGAGCGCTTCGCGCTCGCGCCGAGCAGCGAGCACGTGGTGGCGCTGGCCCTGCGCGAGGCGGTGACCAATGTGGTGCGCCACGCCGACGCCAGCCGCTGCCGCGTCTCGCTGGCGCTGGAAGGCGGCGAAGCGGTGCTGCGCGTGGCCGACGACGGCCGGCGCCTGAGAAGCGGCGCGCTGCGCCACGGGAACGGCCTGGAAGGCATGCGCGAGCGCGTGGCCGCCATCGGCGGCCGCCTGGCCCTGCGCGTCAAGGACGGCGTGGAACTCGAGCTGCACGTCCCGACCGGAGTCGCCCCATGA
- a CDS encoding CIA30 family protein, with the protein MHATAIKAVLSAAGFALSGAALAAATLIQDVRVFDGQRAHERRSVLVENGVVADADFRGAPPPGARVVQGAGRTLLPGLIDSHTHAFRDHDLPLAFGVTTQVDMFTAVPLMREMQAARKRRDPQRADLFSAGTLATAPGGHGTQFGIVFPTLTRPEEAQAWVDARIAEGSDFIKIVMEGGGHGMGKLATLDLPTVRALIQAAHQRGKLAVVHVSREEDARAVLEAGADGLVHLFPGGALSRERADSLARLARSKNAFVIPTFTVLESMAGAREDDLLADPAFAGLLDKDAQGQFRARYGASPRPELLQAPRMVTAALRRAGVPVLAGSDAGNAGTGYGISMHRELAALVEAGLSPAEALAAATSAPAHAFQLGRRGCVAKGCKADLLLVEGNPLADIKATRRIVEVWKDGESVNPAREARRARVAQAAQGGKPQALPQVLPPDGRISQFGADKLGSPFGAGWMPTVDSIAGGKSTATLAVQPALGDGQAPLAVSGRIAPDLPYAWAGVAFMPGERPMQGVDLSAARVLRFKVRGDGGAYRAMMMSQGVAMPGYAPFTAGPEWTEVSIPFDAFHGIDPKAVAMIGFAAGPKAGDYRFEIADVRLLER; encoded by the coding sequence ATGCACGCCACCGCCATCAAAGCAGTCCTCTCCGCCGCCGGCTTCGCCCTCAGCGGCGCCGCGCTCGCCGCCGCAACCCTGATCCAGGACGTCCGCGTGTTCGACGGCCAGCGCGCCCACGAGCGGCGTTCGGTGCTGGTCGAGAACGGCGTGGTGGCCGACGCCGACTTCCGCGGCGCGCCGCCGCCCGGCGCGCGGGTGGTGCAGGGCGCCGGCCGCACCCTGTTGCCGGGCCTGATCGACAGCCACACCCACGCCTTCCGCGACCACGACCTGCCGCTCGCCTTCGGCGTCACCACCCAGGTCGACATGTTCACCGCCGTGCCCCTGATGCGCGAGATGCAGGCCGCGCGCAAACGCCGCGACCCGCAGCGCGCCGACCTGTTCTCGGCCGGCACCCTGGCCACCGCGCCGGGCGGCCACGGCACCCAGTTCGGCATCGTGTTCCCGACCCTGACCAGGCCCGAGGAAGCGCAAGCCTGGGTCGACGCCCGCATCGCCGAAGGCTCGGACTTCATCAAGATCGTGATGGAAGGCGGCGGCCACGGCATGGGCAAGCTCGCCACCCTCGACCTGCCCACCGTGCGCGCCCTGATCCAGGCCGCCCACCAGCGCGGCAAGCTGGCCGTGGTCCACGTCAGCCGCGAAGAGGACGCCCGCGCCGTGCTGGAAGCGGGCGCCGACGGGCTGGTCCACCTGTTCCCGGGCGGCGCGCTGTCCCGCGAGCGCGCCGACAGCCTGGCGCGGCTGGCGCGCAGCAAAAATGCGTTCGTGATCCCGACCTTCACGGTCCTGGAAAGCATGGCCGGCGCCCGCGAGGACGACCTTTTGGCCGATCCCGCCTTCGCTGGCCTGCTCGACAAGGACGCCCAGGGCCAGTTCAGGGCGCGCTACGGCGCCAGCCCCCGGCCTGAACTGCTGCAGGCGCCGCGCATGGTGACCGCCGCCCTGCGCCGCGCCGGCGTGCCGGTGCTGGCCGGCAGCGACGCCGGCAATGCCGGCACCGGCTACGGCATCAGCATGCACCGCGAGCTGGCGGCCCTGGTCGAGGCGGGCCTGAGCCCGGCCGAGGCCCTGGCGGCCGCCACCAGCGCGCCGGCGCACGCCTTTCAGCTGGGCCGGCGCGGCTGCGTGGCCAAGGGCTGCAAGGCCGACCTGCTGCTGGTCGAGGGCAATCCGCTGGCCGACATCAAGGCCACCCGCCGCATCGTCGAGGTGTGGAAGGATGGCGAGAGCGTGAACCCGGCGCGCGAGGCGCGGCGCGCGCGCGTGGCGCAGGCGGCGCAGGGAGGCAAACCGCAGGCGCTGCCGCAGGTGCTGCCACCTGATGGCCGCATTAGCCAGTTTGGCGCGGACAAGCTGGGCAGCCCCTTCGGCGCCGGCTGGATGCCCACCGTCGACAGCATCGCCGGCGGCAAGTCCACCGCCACCCTGGCCGTGCAGCCGGCGCTGGGCGACGGCCAGGCGCCGCTGGCGGTCTCCGGCCGCATCGCGCCCGACCTGCCCTATGCCTGGGCCGGCGTCGCCTTCATGCCGGGCGAGCGGCCGATGCAGGGCGTGGACCTGAGCGCGGCCCGGGTGCTGCGCTTCAAGGTGCGCGGCGACGGCGGGGCCTACCGCGCCATGATGATGTCGCAGGGCGTGGCCATGCCGGGCTACGCGCCGTTCACGGCGGGGCCGGAGTGGACCGAGGTCAGCATCCCCTTCGACGCCTTCCACGGCATCGATCCGAAGGCGGTCGCCATGATAGGATTTGCCGCAGGGCCCAAGGCCGGCGACTACCGCTTCGAGATCGCCGACGTGCGCCTGCTCGAACGCTGA
- the ruvB gene encoding Holliday junction branch migration DNA helicase RuvB, producing the protein MSIQTDNFSEQRIIDAAPASPNEEAIERALRPKQLDEYVGQEKIRDQLEIFIHAARKRREALDHTLLFGPPGLGKTTLAHIIAREMGVNLRQTSGPVLERPGDLAALLTNLEPNDVLFIDEIHRLSPVVEEILYPALEDYQIDIMIGEGPAARSVKLDLQPFTLVGATTRAGMLTNPLRDRFGIVARLEFYNVEELTKIVARSAALLEAPIDEEGAREVARRARGTPRIANRLLRRVRDYAEVKGNGEITKDMADRALKMLDVDTVGFDVMDRKLLEAVLFKFAGGPVGIGNLAAAIGEAADTIEDVLEPYLIQQGYLQRTPRGRIATPLAYQHFGVTAPRISPTGDLWDNLPLA; encoded by the coding sequence ATGAGCATCCAGACCGACAATTTCAGCGAACAGCGCATCATCGACGCCGCCCCCGCCTCGCCCAACGAAGAGGCGATCGAGCGCGCCCTGCGCCCCAAACAGCTCGACGAATACGTCGGCCAGGAAAAGATCCGTGACCAGCTCGAGATCTTCATCCACGCCGCGCGCAAGCGGCGCGAGGCGCTCGACCACACCCTGCTGTTCGGCCCGCCGGGCCTGGGCAAGACCACGCTCGCCCACATCATCGCGCGCGAGATGGGCGTCAACCTGCGCCAGACCTCGGGCCCGGTGCTGGAGCGTCCGGGCGACCTGGCGGCCCTGCTGACCAACCTCGAGCCCAACGACGTGCTGTTCATCGACGAGATCCACCGCCTGTCGCCGGTGGTCGAGGAGATCCTGTACCCGGCGCTCGAGGACTACCAGATCGACATCATGATCGGCGAGGGGCCGGCGGCGCGCTCGGTCAAGCTCGACCTCCAGCCCTTTACCCTGGTCGGCGCGACCACCCGCGCCGGCATGCTGACCAATCCGCTGCGCGACCGCTTCGGCATCGTCGCGCGCCTGGAGTTCTACAACGTCGAGGAGCTGACCAAGATCGTGGCGCGCAGCGCCGCGCTGCTGGAAGCCCCGATCGACGAGGAGGGCGCGCGCGAAGTGGCGCGCCGTGCGCGCGGCACGCCGCGCATCGCCAACCGCCTGCTGCGCCGCGTGCGCGACTATGCGGAAGTGAAGGGCAATGGCGAGATCACCAAGGACATGGCCGACCGCGCGCTCAAGATGCTCGACGTCGACACGGTCGGCTTCGACGTCATGGACCGCAAGCTGCTGGAAGCGGTGCTGTTCAAGTTCGCCGGCGGCCCGGTGGGCATCGGCAACCTGGCGGCGGCGATCGGCGAGGCCGCCGACACCATCGAGGACGTGCTGGAACCCTATCTGATCCAGCAGGGCTATCTGCAGCGCACCCCGCGCGGGCGCATCGCCACGCCGCTCGCCTACCAGCACTTCGGCGTCACCGCGCCGCGCATCAGTCCCACGGGCGACCTGTGGGACAACCTGCCGCTGGCCTGA
- the ruvA gene encoding Holliday junction branch migration protein RuvA: protein MIGRLSGILLEKTPPQVLVDCNGVGYEVDVPMSTFYNLPHTGEKVTLFTHLTVREDAHLLFGFGSAAERALFRQLVKITGIGARTALAILSGMSVADLSQAVTLQEAGRLVKIPGIGKKTAERLLLELKGKLGADIGVVGGVARDDAQTDVLNALVALGYSDKEALLAIKNMPAGSSVSDGIKFALKALSKA from the coding sequence ATGATCGGACGCCTCTCCGGAATCCTCCTCGAAAAAACGCCGCCCCAGGTGCTGGTGGACTGCAACGGCGTCGGCTACGAAGTCGACGTGCCCATGAGCACCTTCTACAACCTGCCGCACACCGGCGAGAAGGTGACCCTGTTCACCCACCTCACGGTGCGCGAGGACGCCCACCTGCTGTTCGGTTTCGGCAGCGCCGCCGAGCGCGCCCTGTTCCGCCAGCTGGTGAAGATCACCGGCATCGGCGCGCGCACCGCGCTGGCCATCCTGTCGGGCATGTCGGTGGCCGACCTGTCCCAGGCCGTCACCCTGCAGGAAGCCGGCCGCCTGGTGAAGATCCCGGGCATCGGCAAGAAGACCGCCGAGCGCCTGCTGCTGGAACTGAAGGGCAAGCTGGGCGCCGACATCGGCGTGGTGGGCGGCGTCGCGCGCGACGACGCCCAGACCGACGTGCTCAATGCGCTGGTCGCTTTGGGGTATTCTGACAAGGAAGCGCTCCTGGCGATCAAGAACATGCCGGCCGGCTCCAGCGTGTCGGACGGCATCAAGTTCGCGCTGAAGGCGCTGTCCAAGGCCTAA
- the ruvC gene encoding crossover junction endodeoxyribonuclease RuvC — translation MIILGIDPGLRTTGFGVIEKQGAKLRYIASGTIKTGLEGALPPRLKIILDGVSEVVATYGPVCAAIEKVFVNVNPQSTLLLGQARGAAITALVGADLDVSEYTAVQVKQAVVGTGKAAKAQVQDMVSRLLKLPGLPGSDAADALGVAICHANTMDALALVHAAAPAMQGLRMKRSRLV, via the coding sequence ATGATTATTCTCGGCATCGACCCGGGCCTGCGCACGACGGGGTTCGGCGTCATCGAAAAACAGGGCGCAAAGCTGCGCTACATCGCCTCCGGCACCATCAAGACCGGCCTGGAAGGGGCGCTGCCGCCTCGCCTGAAGATCATCCTCGACGGCGTCAGCGAAGTGGTCGCCACCTACGGCCCGGTCTGCGCCGCCATCGAAAAAGTCTTCGTCAACGTCAATCCCCAGTCGACCCTGCTGCTGGGCCAGGCGCGCGGCGCCGCCATCACCGCCCTGGTCGGCGCCGACCTCGACGTCTCGGAATACACCGCGGTCCAGGTCAAGCAGGCCGTGGTCGGCACCGGCAAGGCCGCCAAGGCCCAGGTCCAGGACATGGTCTCGCGCCTCCTGAAGCTCCCCGGCCTGCCCGGCAGCGACGCCGCCGACGCCCTCGGGGTGGCGATCTGCCACGCCAACACCATGGACGCGCTGGCCCTGGTGCACGCCGCCGCCCCCGCCATGCAGGGCCTGCGGATGAAGCGCAGCCGTCTCGTCTAA
- the purH gene encoding bifunctional phosphoribosylaminoimidazolecarboxamide formyltransferase/IMP cyclohydrolase — MIKQALISVSDKTGVLDFARALSALGVNILSTGGTAKLLQDNGVQVTEVADYTGFPEMLDGRVKTLHPKVHGGILARRDLPEHVAKLEEHGIPQIDMVVVNLYPFQQTVAKDQCSLEDAIENIDIGGPTMLRSAAKNHRDVVVIVDPADYGVVLAEMKGTGEAAGNVSYDTKFRLAKKVFAHTAQYDGAITNYLTSLGEDRQHATRSGYPQTINFSFEKVQDMRYGENPHQGAAFYRDIVTVDGALANYRQLQGKELSYNNIADADAAWECVKSLGGLGQPAGCVIVKHANPCGVAIGVDALDAYTRALQTDPTSAFGGIIAFNVEVDGKAAEALSKLFVEVLIAPAFTAEARSIMAAKQNVRLLEIPLGAGQNAYDLKRVGGGLLVQSPDAKNVGLGELRVVTKKQPTQQQLQDLMFAWRVAKFVKSNAIVFCANGMTLGVGAGQMSRIDSARIASIKAQNAGLSLSGSAVASDAFFPFRDGLDVVVDAGATCVIHPGGSMRDQEVIDAADERGVVMLYTGTRHFRH, encoded by the coding sequence ATGATCAAACAAGCTCTCATTTCCGTTTCCGACAAGACCGGCGTGCTCGACTTCGCGCGCGCCCTGAGCGCCCTCGGCGTCAACATCCTGTCCACCGGCGGCACCGCCAAGCTGCTGCAGGATAACGGCGTGCAGGTGACCGAGGTCGCCGACTACACCGGTTTCCCGGAAATGCTCGACGGCCGGGTGAAGACCCTGCATCCGAAAGTCCACGGCGGGATCCTGGCCCGCCGCGACCTGCCGGAGCACGTCGCCAAGCTGGAAGAGCACGGCATTCCGCAGATCGACATGGTCGTGGTCAACCTGTATCCCTTCCAGCAGACCGTCGCCAAGGACCAGTGCTCGCTGGAAGACGCGATCGAGAACATCGACATCGGCGGCCCGACCATGCTGCGCTCGGCGGCCAAGAACCACCGCGACGTGGTCGTCATCGTCGATCCGGCCGACTACGGCGTGGTGCTGGCCGAAATGAAGGGCACCGGTGAAGCGGCCGGCAACGTCAGCTACGACACCAAGTTCCGCCTGGCCAAGAAGGTCTTCGCCCACACCGCCCAATACGACGGCGCGATCACCAACTACCTGACCAGCCTGGGCGAAGACCGCCAGCACGCCACCCGTTCGGGCTACCCGCAGACCATCAACTTCTCCTTCGAGAAGGTGCAGGACATGCGCTACGGCGAGAACCCGCACCAGGGCGCCGCCTTCTACCGCGACATCGTCACGGTCGATGGCGCGCTGGCCAACTACCGCCAGCTGCAGGGCAAGGAACTCTCGTACAACAACATCGCCGACGCCGACGCGGCATGGGAATGCGTCAAGTCCCTGGGTGGCCTGGGCCAGCCGGCCGGCTGCGTGATCGTCAAGCACGCCAACCCCTGCGGCGTGGCGATCGGCGTGGACGCGCTGGACGCCTACACCCGCGCCCTGCAGACCGACCCGACCTCGGCCTTCGGCGGCATCATCGCCTTCAACGTGGAAGTCGACGGCAAGGCGGCCGAAGCGCTGTCCAAGCTGTTCGTCGAAGTGCTGATCGCGCCGGCCTTCACGGCTGAAGCACGGAGCATCATGGCGGCCAAGCAGAACGTGCGCCTGCTCGAGATCCCGCTGGGCGCTGGCCAGAACGCCTACGACCTCAAGCGCGTGGGTGGCGGCCTGCTGGTGCAGTCGCCGGACGCCAAGAACGTGGGCCTGGGCGAACTGCGCGTGGTCACCAAGAAGCAGCCGACCCAGCAGCAACTGCAGGACCTGATGTTCGCCTGGCGCGTGGCCAAGTTCGTCAAGTCGAACGCCATCGTGTTCTGCGCCAACGGCATGACCCTGGGCGTGGGCGCGGGCCAGATGAGCCGCATCGACTCGGCGCGCATAGCCTCGATCAAGGCCCAGAACGCCGGCCTGTCGCTGAGCGGTTCGGCGGTGGCCTCGGACGCCTTCTTCCCGTTCCGTGACGGCCTGGACGTGGTGGTGGATGCGGGCGCGACCTGCGTCATCCACCCGGGCGGTTCGATGCGCGACCAGGAAGTGATCGACGCGGCCGATGAGCGCGGAGTCGTGATGCTGTACACCGGCACCCGTCACTTCCGCCATTGA
- a CDS encoding helix-turn-helix domain-containing protein, whose amino-acid sequence MSKESIQEVVQKSLEDYFNDLGEQKPTNIYDMMVMTVEKPVLEVVMSRADGNQSHAAQMLGINRNTLRKKLQEHGLL is encoded by the coding sequence ATGAGCAAAGAAAGTATCCAGGAAGTCGTCCAGAAGAGCCTCGAGGACTATTTCAACGATCTGGGCGAGCAGAAGCCGACCAACATCTACGACATGATGGTCATGACCGTTGAAAAACCGGTGCTGGAAGTGGTGATGTCGCGCGCCGACGGCAACCAGTCGCACGCGGCCCAGATGCTGGGCATCAACCGGAACACTTTGCGAAAGAAACTGCAGGAGCACGGGCTGCTCTGA
- the dusB gene encoding tRNA dihydrouridine synthase DusB, protein MQIGPHQLRNNVFVAPMAGVTDRPFRQLCKQLGAGYAVSEMAASNPRLWASEKTSRRTDHAGEMEPKAVQIAGADPQDLADCARFNVERGAQIIDINMGCPVKKVCNSWCGSALLQHEDLVERILHAVVGAVDVPVTLKFRTGWDRENKNALTIARMAEQAGIQMLTLHGRTRADGYKGEAEYDTIRAVKAAVNIPVVANGDITTPEKARFVLDYTGADAVMIGRAAQGRPWICREIDHYLRTGEHLPPPEIEEVRALMNEHLPAHYAFYGEYLGVRTARKHIGWYVQDLPGGEEFRRRMNLLESTAEQLAAVDAFFKSQLQYGERLQYRPARPADEAIAA, encoded by the coding sequence GTGCAAATCGGTCCTCATCAACTGCGTAACAATGTATTCGTCGCCCCCATGGCGGGCGTGACGGATCGTCCGTTCCGCCAGCTGTGCAAGCAGCTCGGCGCCGGCTACGCCGTGTCCGAAATGGCCGCCTCCAACCCGCGCCTGTGGGCCAGCGAAAAGACCTCGCGCCGCACCGACCACGCGGGCGAAATGGAACCGAAAGCCGTCCAGATCGCCGGCGCCGACCCCCAGGACCTGGCCGATTGCGCCAGGTTCAACGTCGAGCGCGGGGCCCAGATCATCGACATCAATATGGGTTGCCCGGTCAAGAAGGTCTGCAACAGCTGGTGCGGCTCGGCGCTGCTCCAGCACGAAGACCTGGTCGAGCGCATCCTGCACGCGGTCGTCGGCGCCGTCGACGTGCCGGTCACCCTGAAGTTCCGCACCGGCTGGGACCGCGAAAACAAGAACGCCCTGACCATCGCCCGCATGGCGGAACAGGCCGGCATCCAGATGCTGACCCTGCACGGCCGCACCCGCGCCGACGGCTACAAGGGCGAGGCCGAGTACGACACCATCCGCGCCGTCAAGGCCGCGGTGAACATCCCGGTGGTCGCCAACGGCGACATCACCACCCCGGAAAAGGCCAGGTTCGTGCTCGACTACACGGGCGCGGACGCGGTCATGATCGGCCGCGCGGCTCAGGGCCGTCCCTGGATCTGCCGCGAGATCGACCACTACCTGCGCACCGGCGAGCACCTGCCGCCCCCCGAGATCGAGGAAGTGCGCGCCCTGATGAACGAACACCTGCCGGCCCACTACGCCTTCTACGGCGAATACCTCGGCGTGCGCACCGCGCGCAAGCACATCGGCTGGTATGTACAAGACTTGCCCGGCGGCGAGGAATTCCGTCGGCGCATGAACCTGCTGGAATCGACGGCCGAGCAGCTGGCGGCGGTCGACGCGTTTTTCAAATCGCAACTCCAGTACGGCGAGCGGTTACAATACCGCCCCGCGCGTCCTGCCGATGAAGCGATCGCGGCGTAA